In a genomic window of Narcine bancroftii isolate sNarBan1 chromosome 7, sNarBan1.hap1, whole genome shotgun sequence:
- the lig4 gene encoding DNA ligase 4 — translation MSATAVSENSMGKIVASKVPFCDLCFTLEKIQKIKSRPEKNKYFKDFADSWRNFHNALHKNDSDTSDSFYPALRLILPHLERERIAYGIKETMLAKLYIEVLGLPKEGKDALKLLNYRTPTTSHGEAGDFAMVAYFVLKQRCPTKGTLTVQKVNEHLDSIALNNAIKKKDLVKKSLLQLICQSSALEQKWLIRMILKDMKLGISQQSIFQVFHADAAELHSVTTDLEKVCIQLRDPTVSLSNISIMLFSAFKPMLAAVCNMKNIEKLMNSQNFFLETKLDGERMQLHKDGDVYKYFSRNSYDYSQQFGASSLEGSLTPFIHNAFKNTVQNCILDGEMMAYNPITNTFMQKGNKFDIKRMVEDSELQTCYCVFDVLMVNNRKLANETLKKRHEILQTLFTTVPGHFQIVEKTEIKRKKDIVDALNEAIDQREEGIMVKDPLSIYKPDKRGEGWLKIKPEYVDGLMDELDILIVGGYFGKGHRGGMVSHFLCAVAELPPSGEKPSVFHSICRVGSGYTMKELYDLGLKLANHWKPYSKKNPPANILCATEKPEVYIEPCNSVVLQIKAAEIVSSDAYKTGCTLRFPRIEKIREDKQWFDCMNLHDLSQLHNRASGKLASKHVDLNDDEPYKKKRKIPAKARRLIGIAEQFKAQDLSNISKVSNIFEDVEFCVLNGLGHHPKSELEKGIAECGGLIVQNPGPDTYCVIVGTANIRVRNLVTANQYDIVKADWLIDCLQKKDFIPWEPRYMIHMSPSTEEHFSQEYDVYGDSYCVDVDETGLQEVFKRMRKPEQKLSFKTIGDLEQRYLWDKSPLNMFRSFIIYVDYCTSIGNSSTRIHNTSLDLRVLELRFHGEKCVTSLHEGVSHVIIGRDTQRLSELKMLRRTFERKFKILMESWVCDSVKAGYVQDENVYLL, via the coding sequence ATGTCTGCGACAGCGGTGTCAGAAAATTCAATGGGCAAGATTGTGGCCTCCAAAGTTCCCTTTTGTGATCTCTGTTTCACATTGGAAAAAATACAGAAAATCAAATCAAGGCCTGAAAAAAACAAGTATTTCAAAGACTTTGCAGATTCCTGGAGAAATTTTCATAATGCtcttcacaagaatgattcagaCACCAGTGATTCCTTTTACCCAGCACTGCGTCTGATACTGCCTCATCTAGAGAGGGAGCGAATAGCATATGGAATCAAAGAAACAATGCTTGCAAAACTTTATATTGAGGTTCTTGGTTTGCCAAAAGAAGGAAAAGATGCTCTCAAACTCTTAAATTATAGAACTCCAACAACCTCACATGGCGAGGCAGGTGATTTTGCTATGGTTGCCTATTTTGTTCTGAAACAGAGGTGCCCGACTAAAGGGACGCTGACTGTTCAGAAGGTAAATGAACACTTGGATTCTATTGCACTTAATAATGCTATCAAGAAAAAAGATTTAGTCAAAAAGAGCCTGTTGCAATTAATCTGTCAGAGTTCTGCTCTGGAACAAAAGTGGCTTATTCGTATGATCTTGAAAGACATGAAATTAGGCATCAGTCAACAAAGTATATTTCAGGTATTCCATGCAGATGCAGCAGAGCTTCACAGTGTGACAACAGATTTGGAAAAGGTTTGTATACAACTTCGTGATCCTACAGTGTCCCTCAGTAACATCTCCATCATGTTGTTTTCTGCTTTTAAGCCAATGCTTGCTGCTGTTTGCAATATGAAAAACATTGAAAAGTTAATGAACAGTCAGAATTTTTTCTTGGAAACTAAACTGGATGGGGAACGCATGCAACTTCACAAAGATGGAGATGTTTACAAATATTTTTCACGTAATAGCTATGATTACAGCCAACAATTTGGTGCTTCCTCATTGGAAGGATCTCTCACACCATTTATTCATAATGCCTTCAAGAACACAGTGCAAAATTGCATTCTTGATGGAGAAATGATGGCTTACAACCCAATTACCAATACCTTTATGCAGAAAGGAAACAAGTTTGATATCAAAAGAATGGTGGAGGATTCAGAATTACAAACCTGTTACTGTGTTTTTGATGTGCTAATGGTAAATAATCGAAAGCTGGCAAATGAAACTCTCAAGAAAAGACATGAAATCCTTCAGACTCTCTTCACAACGGTGCCAGGTCATTTTCAGATTGTGGAAAAGACAGAAATCAAAAGAAAAAAGGACATTGTTGATGCTTTGAATGAAGCTATAGATCAACGGGAAGAGGGAATTATGGTAAAGGATCCTTTATCCATTTATAAACCAGACAAACGTGGAGAAGGTTGGTTGAAAATTAAACCAGAATATGTTGATGGCTTGATGGATGAGCTTGACATCCTAATAGTTGGTGGTTACTTTGGTAAAGGTCATCGTGGTGGAATGGTGTCTCATTTTCTGTGTGCTGTTGCTGAACTCCCTCCATCTGGTGAAAAGCCATCTGTCTTTCACTCAATTTGCCGTGTAGGTTCTGGATATACAATGAAGGAGCTTTATGACCTTGGGCTGAAACTGGCTAATCACTGGAAACCTTATAGTAAAAAAAATCCACCAGCGAATATTCTGTGTGCTACTGAAAAGCCAGAAGTATATATTGAGCCTTGCAATTCAGTTGTACTACAAATTAAGGCAGCTGAAATTGTAAGCAGTGATGCATATAAAACAGGCTGCACCTTGCGTTTTCCACGAATTGAAAAGATCAGAGAAGATAAACAGTGGTTTGACTGTATGAACTTGCATGATTTAAGTCAGCTGCACAACAGAGCATCTGGAAAACTTGCATCCAAACATGTAGATCTAAATGATGATGAGCCATATAAAAAGAAGCGTAAAATTCCAGCAAAAGCCAGAAGATTGATTGGTATTGCAGAACAGTTCAAAGCCCAAGATCTATCGAATATCAGCAAAGTTTCCAATATTTTTGAAGATGTTGAATTTTGTGTCTTAAATGGTCTTGGCCACCATCCCAAATCTGAGCTCGAAAAGGGAATAGCTGAATGTGGTGGATTAATTGTACAGAATCCTGGGCCAGATACGTATTGTGTTATTGTTGGCACTGCTAATATCCGGGTCAGAAACCTTGTTACTGCTAATCAGTATGATATTGTGAAAGCAGATTGGTTGATTGATTGTTTGCAAAAGAAAGATTTTATACCCTGGGAACCTCGGTATATGATTCACATGTCACCTTCCACAGAAGAACATTTTTCTCAAGAATATGATGTCTATGGAGACAGCTATTGCGTTGATGTTGATGAAACTGGACTGCAAGAAGTTTTCAAAAGAATGCGTAAACCGGAACAGAAACTATCCTTTAAAACTATCGGTGACTTAGAGCAGCGTTACTTATGGGACAAATCACCTCTAAATATGTTCAGATCTTTCATCATATATGTCGATTACTGCACCTCAATTGGTAATTCCAGTACAAGGATACACAACACAAGCTTAGATCTGAGGGTTTTGGAGCTGCGATTTCATGGGGAAAAATGTGTCACAAGTCTGCATGAAGGGGTCTCGCACGTCATCATTGGTAGAGATACACAACGTCTCTCAGAATTGAAAATGCTGAGGAGAACATTTGAAAGGAAGTTCAAAATTCTTATGGAATCATGGGTATGTGATTCAGTGAAGGCAGGATATGTACAAGATGAAAATGTTTACTTGCTTTAG